The genomic window GATCGTGAGGAAGAAGCCGATGCCGACGGCGATCGCCGTCTTCAGCTGCGGCGGGATGGCCTCGAAGACGGCCTTCCGGAAGCCGGTGAGCACCAGGACGGTGATCAGCAGGCCCTCGAGGACGACCAGGCCCATGATCTCCGGCCAGGCCAGCTGCGTGGCGGCGAAGACGGCCACGATGGCGTTGATGCCCAGGCCGGTGGCCAGCGCGAAGGGGTAGCGGCCGACGACGCCCATGAGCACGGTCAGCGCGCCGGCGACCAGCGCGGTCACCGCGGCGACGGCACCGAAGGGCAGCGAGGCGCCGGTGACGTCGGTGCCCGACAGGATGATCGGGTTGAGCACCACGATGTAGGCCATCGTGAAGAAGGTCGTCAGCCCGCCCCGGACCTCGCGACCCACGGTGCTGCGCCGGGCGCTGATGCCGAAGTAGCGGTCCAGGCCGTTGCGGGGTCGCACCCGCGGGCCGGGGCTGCGCCGCGGCCGGGACGCACCCGCCGCGACGTCGGCCGGCGTGTCCCCGGTGGGAGCGGCCACGCTCGCGCCGCGGGCGGGACGGGACTTCTCGGGCATGCGGGCTCCTGCGGACAGCTGATGCCGGGGACGAGCGGCGACAGAGTGCCACACCGCTCCTGAGCCCCCGCGCGGTCCGGGCGGTGCGGCGCCTAGTGTCGGCCGCGTGTCCCGGCCTCCTGCCCCCGGCTCCCTGAAGCCGGCTCCTCCCCCGCTGCGGGTCGACACCGCCCGGGTCGTCCTGGCCGGGGCGGCGCTGTGGGCCCTCGCGCTGGTCGTCCTGCTGTTCCTCGGCGACCGGGTGGACCGGGCCTGGACCTGGACCTGCGTGGTCGGCATCGTGCTCGCCGCGGTCGGGCTGGCGGTCATGCGCTGGCAGGGCCAGCTCGGCCGCCGCCGCTAGACGAGGGACCCTCCGCCCCACCGCTCGCACGCTGGCGGCGGGCTCCTGCGGAGAGGCCGTCGGGGGCCGTCTCCTACAGGACGTCGAAGTCCGCGGTGTCGTAGCGGGCGGACGTCACGACCTCGGCCGGCTCCCCGACGGCGAGGGTGGCCTGGCTGTGCGCGCCGCAGCCGTAGTCGACCGCGACCACCCGGCCGTCGGCCGGTGCGTACTCGTTGCCGCACGCGCCGAGCAGCCCGCGCAGCGAGCCGGCCAGCGGGAGGAAGAAGCCGCACGTCCCGCACGGGCCCGGCGCCGAGCGGGCCATCGGCGAGCGCGGGCCGAAGTCACCGGCCAGCCAGCGGGCGGCCGCGGCGCTGCGCCCCTCGCGGGACATCACCCGCTCGCGGCCCAGGCCGAGCTCGGTCGCCAGCGCCTGCGCCTCGGGATCGGCCGCGGCGTCGTCCTCGGCGGTGTAGGAGGGCACGAGCCGCGGGTCGTCCTCGGTGGCCGGCAGGACGTCGCCGACCGACAGGTCGCCGGGGCGCAGCCGCTCGTGCCACGGCACCCACGCCGGCGCGAGCAGCGCGGCGTCACCGGGCAGGAGCACGACCTCGTCGACGGTCACCTCGTCCCCGCCCGGGACGTGCGCGAGGGTGACCGCCCAGTGCCAGCCCACGTAGCCCGGCAGCCGGCTGGCGAAGGAGTGGGTGACCACCTCGCCGAGGACCGCGGGACCGCCCCCGGCGTCCCCGAGCGGCTCGGGCCCGGCACCGAGGTGCTCGCCGACGACCGCGGGGTCGCCGGCGGTCTCCTCGGCCGCGGCACGGGCGAGGTCGACCGCGCCGGTCAGCACGTCGCTCGGGACGGAGTCGGGAGTCACGGCGTCATCGTCCCAGACGGGCGGGGCGGGCAGGCACAGCCGGGCGACCCGCGTGATCACGACTCCCCCGGACTGCCAGGCGGGTACGGCACCATGGTGGCGTGCCGTCGTCGCGTCCGCCCGGGTCCCGCCGGGGCCCGCTGCGCCGGTCGCGGCAGGAGCCGGACTCTCCCGACCGGCTGGACACCACGCCTCTGGGGTTCCCCGCGGCGGGGACGCAGCCGCAGGCCGCGGCCCCGCCGCCGTACCCCGCGTACGGCCCCCCGTACGTCCCCGCCCCGCCGGCGTACGGCCCGCCGCCCGGCTACGGCCCCCGCCCGGGCACGGCCCGGCCACCGTCCCGGGTCCGCAGGCGCTCCCGCCGGGCTACGCCCCACCGCCGGTACCGCCCCCTGCCGCCCCGGCCGGGGAGCCGGCGCGGCCACGGGTCACCGTCACCCGGGTCGCCGTCGCCCGGACCAGGGAGCTGACCGGCGCGACGGTCGCCCGGGTGCGCGCCGCGAGCCGCGCCGACGGCGCCGCCGAGAGCGGCCTGACGCACCTGCTGTGGGTGAACGCCCTGCACATGGCCGGCGACGCGATGATCGCCGTCTCGCTGGCCGGCACGCTGTTCTTCGCCGCCGCCTCCGACGCCCAGCGCGGCAACGTGGCGCTGTACCTGCTGGTCACGATGGCGCCGTTCGCGGTGGTGGCGCCGGTCATCGGGCCGCTGCTCGACCGGCTGCAGCGCGGCCGCCGCTGGGCCCTCGGCGCCGCGGCGCTGGGCCGCGCGGTGCTCGCGCTGGTCATGGCCGCGCACTACGACGACTTCGCGCTCTACCCCGCGGCGCTCGGCGTCCTGGTGCTCTCCAAGGCGCACAACGTGCTGCGCGCCGCGGTGGTCCCCCGCGTGCTCCCCGGGGCGATGTCGCTGACCTCGGCGAACGCGCGGCTGTCGGTCTTCGGCCTGGTCACCGCCGGCGTCTTCGGCGGCATCGGCGCCGGGATCGCCGGGCTGCTCGACTTCCCGCCGCTGCTGTGGGCCACCTCGGCGGTCTTCCTCGTCACCGCGGTGCTCGCCGTCCGCCTGCCCCGCCACGTCGACGTCCCCACCGGCGAGCAGCCCGCCGACGTGCTGAGCACCGGCCCGGTGCCCGCTGCCGGCCGGCGCCGGCGGCCGGTCAACCCGCACGTGGTGCTCGCCCTGCGCGCCAACGCGGCGCTGCGCGGCCTCGGCGGCTTCCTGACGATCTTCTCCGCGTTCCTCGTGCAGGCCACCGTCGCGGGCGGCTGGGAGGCCACGCTCGCGCTGGGCGCGATCGCCGGCGCGGCCGGGGCCGGCAGCGTGCTGGGCACCGGCATCGGCTCCCGGCTGCACGCCGCCGACCCCGACCGGGTGGTCGTCTGGGCGGCCGGTGCCGCCGCCGCGGTCACCGTCCTCGCCGCCGTGTTCTTCGGCCTGGCCACCGCGGCCGTCGTCGCCGGGGTCGCCGCCGTCGCCAACGCGCTGGGCAAGGTGGCCCTCGACGCGATCATCCAGCGCGAGGTGCCCGAGAGCCTGCGCGCCTCGGCGTTCGCGCGGTCGGAGACCGTGCTGCAGCTGGCCTGGGTCTTCGGCGGCGCCGTCGGCATCGCGCTGCCGCCGATCGGCTGGCTCGGCTTCACCGTGGCTGCCGCGCTCCTGGTGCTCGCCGTCGGGCTGCTCCTCTGGACGCCGCGCCGCCGCCGGTGGGTGCCGGTGGACCCGGCCGCACCCACCGTGCCGGGCGCCTTCGCCGCACCCGACGCCCCGACCGTGCCGGAGGCACCCCGCCCGTGAGCTCCCCGTCCCGCGCCGCCGCTGCCCTGTTGGCCGGCGCGCTCACCGCCGTCCTCGCCGGGTGCGGCGGCGACTCGTCGTCGGCGACCGACGCACCGCCGGACGTGACGGTGGCCGCCGGACCGCAGGAGGTCGCCGCGCAGCCGACCCAGTACTGCGGGTCGGGTGAGGGCCGGCGGTACGACGTGACGCCGCCGGTGGTCGAGGTCTCCCCCGACACCCCGATCGCGCTGACCGTGCCCGACGAGGTCGCCGCCCACGGCTGGAGCGTGCAGGTCTTCGACGAGCGCCTCGAGGAGAAGCTCGGGGAGGTCGACGTCGAGGCGGGGACGACGACGTTCGACGGCATCAACAGCTCCGACGTCGTCCCGCCGGCGTACTACCTCGTCGTCGTCGAGGACGCCCACGACGAGTGCCTGCTCACCGGCTCGTGGCCGATCGGCTTCCTCCGCGCCGGCGGCGCCATCGGGACCGGGGAGTCCCCGAGCGGCTAGGCCTCGAGGTCGCCGGCGACCGCGCGGAGCACCGCCGCGACCTTGCGCGACTCGGCGCGGTCCGGGTGCCGGCCGCGGCGCAGGCTGTTCGACACGTCGTCGAGCAGCTTGATGAGGTCCTCGATGATCGGGACCAGCTCGTCGGGCTTCTTGCGGTTGGCCGCGGCCACCTTCGCCGCCACCGACGGCAGCGGGTCCAGGACGCGCACCTGCAGCGCCTGGTCGCCGCGGCGGCCGGCGACGATGCCGAACTCCACCCGCTGGCCGGGCTTGAGCTCGGCGGTACCGGAGGGCAGGGCGTCCTTGTGCACGAAGACGTCGGGCCCGTCCTCGCGAGAGAGGAAGCCGAACCCCTTCTCGGGGTTGAACCACTTGACTCTGCCGGTGGGCACGGTGAGATCCCTCGGTCGCTGCTGGGTGTCCCGGCACGGGGCCGGCGGACGGCGGCACGGGCGCACCGCTCGCTGCCAGGTTAGCCGTCCGGCGCACCCGGATTGAGCCGGTGCCGCCCGCGTCCGGGCCGTTCAGCCGCCGACGACCTCGCGCTCGACCACCCCGAGCCGCCCCAGCAGCTCCAGGAAGACGACGGCGAAGTCGTTGTCCTGGACCTCGCGTTTCACCGTGGCCCAGTCGACCTGCTCGCGCAGCGCCCGGGCCACCGGCAGCAGCCGCGAGAAGTCGCAGTAGTGCTCGTCGAGCGCCATGAGCTTCGTGACCAGGATGTCGGTGGCCGCCAGCACCGGCATGTGCACCGAGAGGACGGGCATCTGCTCGGCCCGCTCGATGAGGTCGCTCTCCACGGGGTGGCCGCAGGTGCGCCAGAGGACGTCGACGAACGAGTTGCCCTGGACGACCTTGGTCAGCCAGTCCTCGGCCGGGTCCTCGACCTGCAGGCCGGCGTCGGTGAGGACCTTGACGGCCCGCTCCGCCTCGCCGTCGGGCACGAGGAAGTCCGCGTCGTGGTCGGGCTCGGGGGCGCCACGCACCCACGCCGCGTAACCGCCGCAGAGGGCGAAGGGCACCCCGCCCTCCTTGAGGGCGACGGCGGTGCGCTTGAGGAGGTCACGGATCTCGTCGCGGTCGGAGGGCTGCACGGGGTGCGTCTACCCGGCGCCCGGCCGGTCACGCACGGGTGAACGCCCCTCTGCCGGGGCACGGGGGCACCGTGCGCATCGCGACCTTCAACATCCTGCACGGGCGCTCACCGGAGGACGACCGGGTCGACGTCGACCGGCTCGCCGCCGCGGTGAAGACGCTGGACGCCGACGTCCTGGGACTGCAGGAGGTCGACCGGGACCAGCCCCGCTCGATGAACGCCGACCTCACCGCGGTGGCCGCCGAGGCGATGGGCGCGGTCGACTCCCAGTTCGTGGCCGCGCTCGCCGGCACCCCCGGCGGCACGTGGATGGCGGCCACCGGCGAGGAGCAGCCCGGCTCGGCCAGCTACGGCATCGGGCTGCTCTCGCGCTACCCGGTGGTGTCCTGGCGGGTGGTGCGGCTGCCGGCGCTGCGCGGGCGGGTACCGGTGTGGTTCCGCGGCGCGCGGGCGCCGCAGCTGGTCGGCGACGAGCCGCGGGTCGCCGTCGCCGCGGTCCTCGACGGGCCGTCCGGGCAGTTCACCGTGACCTGCACGCACCTGTCGTTCATCCCGGGCTGGAACTCCCTCCAGCTGCGCCGGCTGGTGCGGTCGCTGGCCGGCACGCGGGAGCCGCTCGTGGTGCTCGGCGACCTCAACATGGAGCCGCGCCAGGCCGCCCGGGTCAGCGGGCTGCGGCCGCTGGCCGGGGGTCTCACCTTCACCGCCGACGCGCCCACCCGGCAGCTGGACCACGTCCTGGGCCGCGGCCCGGTGGCCGCCACGGGGCCGGGCGAGGTCGTGCGGCTCCCCCTGTCCGACCACCGGGCCCTGGTCGCCTCGTGCGAGGTCGGGTGACGCGGATGGCGTCGTGACAGTGCCGGGTGTCACGATTCCCCCATGGCCACCCGCGTCGGCACCCGCGCGTTCACCCTGGTCGCCTCGGCGGTCCGCCTGGTCGCCTCGCTCGTGGCGGTGGTGATCGTGCTGCACGCGGTGTTCACCTTCTTCGAGGCGAACCCGGCCAACGCGCTCGTGTCGGCCGCCGCGGACGTGCGGCACGGCCTGGGCTGGTTCACCGTCGACCTGTTCCGGCCTTCCGACCCGCGCATCGGCGAGACGATCAACGCCGCGATCGCCGCGCTCGTCTGGGTCGTCGTCGGCAACCTGGTCTCGAAGCTGGTCGCGCGGCTGGCGCCCTAGGCGTTGCGGACCGCCGCGGCCGCCTGCAGGCCCAGCTCCTGCACCGACACCTCGCGCATCTCGACCTTGCGCACCTTGCCGGTCACGGTCATCGGGAACGCCTCCACGACCTTGACGTAGCGCGGGACCTTGTAGTGCGCGAGCCTGCCGGCGCAGAACTCGCGCAGCGCCTCCGGGGTGAGCGGCTCGGCGCCCTCCCGCAGCCGCACCCAGGCCATGAGCTCCTCGCCGTACCGCTCGTCGGGGACGCCGATCACCTGCGCGTCGAGGACGTCGGGGTGGGTGTAGAGGAACTCCTCCACCTCGCGCGGGTACACGTTCTCCCCGCCGCGGATGACCATGTCCTTGATGCGGCCGACGATGTTGAGGTAGCCGGCCTCGTCCATGACGGCGAGGTCGCCGGTGTGCATCCAGCGGGCGGCGTCGATGACCTCGGCGGTCTTCTCCGGCTCGTCCCAGTACCCGAGCATCACCGAGTAGCCGCGGGTGCAGAACTCCCCCGGGGTGCCGCGCGGCACGGTGATGCCGGTCTCGGGGTGGACCACCTTGACCTCGAGGTGCGGGTGCACCCGCCCGACGGTGGCGGTGCGGCGGTCGAGGTCGTCGTCGGCGCCGGTCTGGGTCGAGACCGGCGAGGTCTCGGTCATGCCGTAGCAGATGGTCACCTCGGTCATGCCCATCTCGGCGACCACCCGCTTCATCACCTCCACCGGGCACGGCGAGCCGGCCATGATGCCGGTGCGCAGGCTGGAGAGGTCGTAGGAGCCGAAGTCGGGCAGCGCGAGCTCGGCGATGAACATCGTCGGGACGCCGTAGAGCGACGTGCAGCGCTCCTCCTGCACCGCCCGCAGCGTGGCCGCCGGGTCGAAGGCGGGCGCCGGGATGACCATCGTGGCGCCGTGCGAGGTGGCCCCGAGGTTGCCCATCCCCATGCCGAAGCAGTGGTAGTAGGGCACCGGGATGCAGATCCGGTCGGCCTCGGTGTAGCCGCAGCCCTCGCCCACGAAGAACCCGTTGTTGAGCAGGTTGTGGTGGCTGAGCGTGGCGCCCTTGGGGAAGCCGGTCGTGCCCGACGTGTACTGGATGTTGATCGGGTCGTCGGGCGAGAGCTCGGCGGCGCGGGTGGCGAGCAGGCCGCGGTCGGCGGCGCGGCCGGTGGCCAGCAGCTGCTCCCACTCGGGGTCGCCGAGGAAGAGCACCTCGCGCAGGTCGGGGCAGTCCCCGCGGACCTCGGCCACCATGGCCCGGTAGTCGCTGGTCTTGAACTCCGGGGCGGCCACCAGCACGGAGATGCCGGCCTGGCGCAGCACGTAGGCGAGCTCGTGCGTGCGGTAGGCGGGGTTGATGTTCACCAGGACCGCGCCCAGCTTCGCCGTCCCGTACTGGACGAAGACCCACTCCGCGCAGTTGGGCGCCCAGATGCCGACCCGGTCGCCCTTCTGCACGCCGAGGGCGTCGAGGCCGAGGGCGCAGGCGCCGACGTCGGCGACCAGCTCCGGATAGGTCCAGCGGCGGCCCGAGGCGCACTCCACCAGCGCCTCGTGGTCGCCGACCCGCGCTGCCGTCCGGTCGAGGTCGGCCCCGATCGTGTCCCCCAGCAGGGGGACGGTGGACGTGCCGCTGCTGTAGGACGGCAGCGCGGGGGTGCTCACGGCCGCCGGTTCTCGGGCAGCTGGACGCCGGCCCGGTTGGGCTTGTCCGTGGGGTGGGCGTAGCGGATCCGGTCGACCGGCAGCGGGAAGCTGTGGTCCTCGCCGAACGGGGACAGCCCGCCGGCCATCTCGCTGATCAGCTCGGTCACCGGCGGGCCGGCGTCCTCGGACTGGCCCCAGGTCGGCTCGACCAGGTGAGCGTGCTTCTCCTTGCGCTTGGCCATCTCGCCTCCGTGTACCGGGCGCACCGGGCGGTACGCGCGTCGTCGCCATTCTGGCGGCTGGCTGGTCCTACCCGCACCAGGCCCGCTCTCCCGTGTCTCAGCGAGCCGGACGCCGGGCGGAGCGGGCGCCGTAGAGGGTGGGCAGTCCCTCGGCGGTGAGCACCCACTGCCCGGTGCCCACCGGCGCGAGCCGCACCTCCCCGCCGTCGAGCCCCTGCACCTGGCGGGTGCGCCAGACCGAGG from Geodermatophilus normandii includes these protein-coding regions:
- a CDS encoding MFS transporter, translated to MRAASRADGAAESGLTHLLWVNALHMAGDAMIAVSLAGTLFFAAASDAQRGNVALYLLVTMAPFAVVAPVIGPLLDRLQRGRRWALGAAALGRAVLALVMAAHYDDFALYPAALGVLVLSKAHNVLRAAVVPRVLPGAMSLTSANARLSVFGLVTAGVFGGIGAGIAGLLDFPPLLWATSAVFLVTAVLAVRLPRHVDVPTGEQPADVLSTGPVPAAGRRRRPVNPHVVLALRANAALRGLGGFLTIFSAFLVQATVAGGWEATLALGAIAGAAGAGSVLGTGIGSRLHAADPDRVVVWAAGAAAAVTVLAAVFFGLATAAVVAGVAAVANALGKVALDAIIQREVPESLRASAFARSETVLQLAWVFGGAVGIALPPIGWLGFTVAAALLVLAVGLLLWTPRRRRWVPVDPAAPTVPGAFAAPDAPTVPEAPRP
- a CDS encoding AMP-binding protein; amino-acid sequence: MSTPALPSYSSGTSTVPLLGDTIGADLDRTAARVGDHEALVECASGRRWTYPELVADVGACALGLDALGVQKGDRVGIWAPNCAEWVFVQYGTAKLGAVLVNINPAYRTHELAYVLRQAGISVLVAAPEFKTSDYRAMVAEVRGDCPDLREVLFLGDPEWEQLLATGRAADRGLLATRAAELSPDDPINIQYTSGTTGFPKGATLSHHNLLNNGFFVGEGCGYTEADRICIPVPYYHCFGMGMGNLGATSHGATMVIPAPAFDPAATLRAVQEERCTSLYGVPTMFIAELALPDFGSYDLSSLRTGIMAGSPCPVEVMKRVVAEMGMTEVTICYGMTETSPVSTQTGADDDLDRRTATVGRVHPHLEVKVVHPETGITVPRGTPGEFCTRGYSVMLGYWDEPEKTAEVIDAARWMHTGDLAVMDEAGYLNIVGRIKDMVIRGGENVYPREVEEFLYTHPDVLDAQVIGVPDERYGEELMAWVRLREGAEPLTPEALREFCAGRLAHYKVPRYVKVVEAFPMTVTGKVRKVEMREVSVQELGLQAAAAVRNA
- a CDS encoding nucleotidyltransferase family protein; translated protein: MQPSDRDEIRDLLKRTAVALKEGGVPFALCGGYAAWVRGAPEPDHDADFLVPDGEAERAVKVLTDAGLQVEDPAEDWLTKVVQGNSFVDVLWRTCGHPVESDLIERAEQMPVLSVHMPVLAATDILVTKLMALDEHYCDFSRLLPVARALREQVDWATVKREVQDNDFAVVFLELLGRLGVVEREVVGG
- a CDS encoding DUF2771 family protein — encoded protein: MSSPSRAAAALLAGALTAVLAGCGGDSSSATDAPPDVTVAAGPQEVAAQPTQYCGSGEGRRYDVTPPVVEVSPDTPIALTVPDEVAAHGWSVQVFDERLEEKLGEVDVEAGTTTFDGINSSDVVPPAYYLVVVEDAHDECLLTGSWPIGFLRAGGAIGTGESPSG
- a CDS encoding DUF2530 domain-containing protein, whose translation is MSRPPAPGSLKPAPPPLRVDTARVVLAGAALWALALVVLLFLGDRVDRAWTWTCVVGIVLAAVGLAVMRWQGQLGRRR
- a CDS encoding endonuclease/exonuclease/phosphatase family protein, with amino-acid sequence MRIATFNILHGRSPEDDRVDVDRLAAAVKTLDADVLGLQEVDRDQPRSMNADLTAVAAEAMGAVDSQFVAALAGTPGGTWMAATGEEQPGSASYGIGLLSRYPVVSWRVVRLPALRGRVPVWFRGARAPQLVGDEPRVAVAAVLDGPSGQFTVTCTHLSFIPGWNSLQLRRLVRSLAGTREPLVVLGDLNMEPRQAARVSGLRPLAGGLTFTADAPTRQLDHVLGRGPVAATGPGEVVRLPLSDHRALVASCEVG
- a CDS encoding cold-shock protein, with translation MPTGRVKWFNPEKGFGFLSREDGPDVFVHKDALPSGTAELKPGQRVEFGIVAGRRGDQALQVRVLDPLPSVAAKVAAANRKKPDELVPIIEDLIKLLDDVSNSLRRGRHPDRAESRKVAAVLRAVAGDLEA
- a CDS encoding DUF3027 domain-containing protein; this encodes MTPDSVPSDVLTGAVDLARAAAEETAGDPAVVGEHLGAGPEPLGDAGGGPAVLGEVVTHSFASRLPGYVGWHWAVTLAHVPGGDEVTVDEVVLLPGDAALLAPAWVPWHERLRPGDLSVGDVLPATEDDPRLVPSYTAEDDAAADPEAQALATELGLGRERVMSREGRSAAAARWLAGDFGPRSPMARSAPGPCGTCGFFLPLAGSLRGLLGACGNEYAPADGRVVAVDYGCGAHSQATLAVGEPAEVVTSARYDTADFDVL